One region of Bdellovibrionota bacterium genomic DNA includes:
- a CDS encoding sulfite exporter TauE/SafE family protein — MAIFLGFFVGTLVGFTSIGGGALLTPCLILILHISPSIAIATDLFVGSITKFVGAGTYAIRREVNWEIVGRLASGSVPGAILGTLLMNYLPKEDLEPLLKHLLGLVLILAAASSWARSRYYKRISEPKAMPSFVRTMIFGFLVGFIVSMTSIGSGSVLLLIMTLFFPIHPKTIVGTDLMHAVVLCSAASLGHLLKGRVDFHLARSILIGAVPGVLLGAQLVLILPARIIRTVLTVVLMLVGLLMLLH; from the coding sequence ATGGCCATCTTTCTTGGGTTTTTTGTAGGAACTCTGGTGGGTTTCACATCTATTGGTGGCGGAGCTTTGCTTACTCCATGCCTCATTCTTATTTTACACATTTCACCTTCCATCGCGATTGCCACAGATCTCTTTGTCGGAAGTATTACAAAATTTGTGGGGGCAGGGACCTACGCGATTCGTCGAGAGGTGAACTGGGAAATAGTCGGTCGGCTCGCTTCTGGATCGGTTCCTGGAGCCATCCTGGGAACTCTTCTGATGAACTATCTCCCAAAAGAGGATCTCGAGCCGTTGCTCAAGCATCTTCTAGGTCTAGTCTTGATCCTGGCGGCAGCATCGTCATGGGCGAGAAGTAGATATTACAAACGAATTTCAGAACCTAAAGCAATGCCTTCCTTTGTTCGAACTATGATTTTTGGCTTTCTTGTGGGATTTATTGTGAGCATGACAAGCATTGGAAGCGGATCGGTTCTTCTTCTTATTATGACTCTCTTTTTCCCGATCCATCCCAAGACCATTGTTGGAACCGATCTCATGCATGCGGTGGTTCTTTGCTCAGCGGCATCACTCGGCCATTTGTTAAAAGGAAGAGTTGATTTTCATTTGGCAAGATCGATCTTAATTGGAGCCGTGCCTGGAGTTCTCCTCGGTGCGCAGCTTGTTTTGATTCTTCCAGCAAGGATTATTCGAACTGTTCTAACCGTAGTTTTGATGCTGGTCGGACTTCTAATGTTGTTGCATTAG
- a CDS encoding inositol monophosphatase family protein, protein MISILPLEIKSFVQEFKIATKAAVLAGREALKYYRKKGLMTREKKPGDFVTEADLAANRIILEMLHQHFPKDRIVSEESPPDEEDKASDRLWLVDPLDGTNDFISQTGEFSVMVGLALNGKCQLGAVYRPDPGILHFGGIGIGAWMVEQPTEEKTPHPLILSQSPSPRLRFVCSRSHPDPKLEQLKTRLKNAEIVLCGSVGLKCAMIAQDQADLYVHPVPFLKEWDTCAPEALLRGAGGIVTDCYGKEFRYGKKDPHQPGGIFAAPQEIWNRVAKEVFSVAPDQAKLC, encoded by the coding sequence ATGATTTCTATTCTTCCATTAGAGATAAAAAGTTTCGTTCAGGAATTTAAAATCGCGACTAAAGCCGCAGTTTTGGCAGGAAGGGAAGCGCTCAAATACTATCGTAAAAAAGGGTTAATGACGCGGGAGAAAAAGCCAGGGGACTTTGTCACAGAGGCGGATCTTGCCGCAAACCGAATCATCTTAGAAATGCTGCACCAACATTTCCCAAAAGACCGGATCGTGAGTGAAGAGAGCCCGCCAGATGAAGAGGACAAAGCTTCCGACCGGCTCTGGTTAGTGGATCCATTGGATGGAACGAATGACTTTATTAGTCAAACGGGAGAATTCAGTGTCATGGTTGGTCTTGCACTGAATGGAAAGTGCCAGCTAGGAGCGGTTTATCGTCCAGACCCTGGCATTCTCCACTTTGGAGGGATAGGGATAGGCGCCTGGATGGTGGAACAGCCGACGGAAGAGAAAACACCTCACCCACTCATCCTTTCTCAATCTCCATCGCCTCGTCTCAGGTTTGTCTGTTCCCGATCTCACCCGGATCCAAAACTGGAACAACTTAAGACAAGACTAAAGAACGCAGAAATCGTCCTTTGTGGCTCCGTAGGGCTAAAATGTGCGATGATCGCGCAAGATCAAGCCGATCTTTACGTTCATCCGGTACCATTTTTGAAGGAATGGGATACATGTGCGCCGGAAGCGCTTCTTCGTGGCGCAGGCGGTATCGTTACAGACTGTTATGGAAAAGAATTTCGCTATGGTAAAAAGGATCCTCATCAACCGGGTGGGATTTTTGCGGCACCCCAAGAAATTTGGAACCGTGTAGCCAAAGAGGTCTTTTCCGTAGCACCTGATCAAGCAAAACTATGCTAA
- the sat gene encoding sulfate adenylyltransferase encodes MLTEPHGGQLIECLVSSAELSEFEKEAKTLPKLTLDNRELADLELIAVGAVSPLQGFMGSADYLNVLDRLRLSNGTVWPLPITIAINDIQRKELSVGKKAALYDSTDRLWGVLQIEEIFERDPKHEAKAIYRTEDPSHPGVAYLLSRPTLLIGGKVKVLPLPSNLSFSEYRLTPKALREKIAQRKWQRVAGFQTRNPIHRAHEHLTKLALEFTDGLVIHPLIGETKSDDIPASVRFQAYQILIENYYPKDRTLLAAFPAAMRYAGPREAIFHALVRKNYGITHFIVGRDHAGVGKFYGPLEAQEIFDRFEPSELGVVALKFDPTFYCKACGNLASERTCPHGDSERLEFSGTKVRDILRSGGNLPQEFTRPEVAKVLRDYYAADTKSENRTNAPTISTNSPGGFILWFTGMSGAGKSTIANVIKRQLSNRRLEILDGDEVRTYLSKGLGFSKEDRDANIRRIGFVARLLARNGVIAITAAISPYKEIRNEVRKLAAQDGVPFVEVFVKAELNTLINRDVKGLYKKAIAGEIKNFTGVSDPYEPPDNPEVLVRTDTENVGESAKKILGFLDQAKLIKQ; translated from the coding sequence ATGCTAACCGAACCTCATGGTGGGCAATTAATTGAATGCCTCGTCTCTTCGGCGGAGCTTTCTGAATTTGAAAAAGAAGCTAAGACACTTCCAAAGCTCACACTCGATAATCGGGAATTGGCAGATTTAGAGCTCATTGCAGTAGGAGCTGTTAGTCCTTTGCAAGGGTTCATGGGGTCTGCTGACTATTTAAACGTCCTCGACCGACTTCGACTGTCAAACGGGACGGTTTGGCCACTACCCATAACGATAGCTATCAATGATATCCAGCGAAAAGAGCTATCTGTGGGGAAGAAGGCAGCGCTTTACGATAGTACAGATCGACTCTGGGGAGTTCTTCAAATCGAAGAGATTTTTGAGCGAGATCCAAAACATGAGGCAAAGGCGATCTATCGCACGGAAGATCCGAGCCATCCAGGAGTGGCCTATCTCCTTTCTAGGCCGACCCTTTTGATTGGCGGAAAGGTAAAGGTTCTACCCCTCCCCTCCAATCTTTCTTTTTCCGAGTATCGTCTGACCCCAAAAGCTTTAAGAGAAAAGATCGCTCAGCGAAAATGGCAACGTGTGGCCGGCTTTCAAACGCGAAATCCAATCCACCGCGCGCATGAACATCTAACAAAGCTTGCCTTGGAATTTACCGATGGTCTCGTGATCCATCCTCTTATCGGTGAAACCAAGAGCGATGATATCCCCGCATCGGTCCGTTTCCAGGCCTATCAAATTCTGATCGAGAATTATTATCCAAAAGACCGTACGCTGCTTGCAGCTTTCCCTGCGGCTATGCGCTACGCGGGACCTCGCGAAGCCATCTTTCACGCCCTGGTTAGGAAAAACTACGGCATCACCCATTTCATTGTAGGGCGCGACCATGCAGGCGTCGGAAAGTTTTACGGGCCGCTCGAGGCTCAGGAGATTTTTGATCGTTTTGAACCATCGGAGTTGGGTGTAGTTGCTCTCAAATTTGATCCCACATTCTATTGCAAGGCATGCGGAAACCTAGCCTCTGAGCGCACCTGCCCTCATGGGGATTCTGAACGATTAGAGTTTTCTGGGACCAAAGTACGCGACATCTTGCGTAGTGGAGGGAACCTCCCCCAAGAGTTTACACGCCCTGAAGTTGCAAAGGTTCTTCGCGATTATTACGCTGCCGATACAAAATCCGAAAATCGCACAAATGCTCCTACAATCTCTACGAATTCACCAGGGGGTTTCATCCTTTGGTTCACGGGAATGTCAGGTGCAGGAAAAAGTACGATTGCGAATGTCATTAAACGACAACTCTCCAATCGCCGACTTGAAATTTTGGACGGGGATGAGGTTCGCACGTATCTTTCCAAGGGGCTTGGCTTTTCCAAAGAAGATCGCGACGCCAATATTCGGAGGATTGGATTCGTGGCCCGACTTTTAGCGCGAAACGGTGTCATCGCAATAACGGCTGCGATTTCGCCTTACAAAGAGATTCGGAATGAAGTGCGAAAACTTGCGGCGCAAGACGGCGTTCCTTTTGTAGAGGTTTTTGTGAAGGCCGAATTAAATACGTTGATCAATCGGGATGTAAAGGGCCTATATAAAAAAGCGATCGCAGGCGAGATTAAAAACTTCACAGGAGTATCAGATCCCTATGAACCTCCTGATAACCCCGAAGTCCTGGTAAGGACCGACACCGAAAATGTAGGTGAAAGTGCAAAAAAGATTCTTGGGTTTTTGGATCAAGCAAAGCTCATTAAGCAGTAA
- a CDS encoding sulfotransferase translates to MKIFGIGLSKTGTSSLSRALEILGFSCIHFPSSLRQIEKYDASTDTPVALNFRQLDHRFPNSRFIFTPREKVEWLSSCEQMWRRRQKLYDQDIFITGIHRALYGGKQFDRKKWSSAYDRHDILVRQYFKGRPKDLLILNIFRVKNPWIPLCRFLGVPIPDVSFPRVNDSPSIDAIILRLLKSTGHPALVARACLVPQEYVRHLASQTRMQHNQVASADKITRGWEVYLMLTNIVKEFGSRRIAALKLGVSIRELSRLQRLAPSPTHQPKERSTTSVSSKR, encoded by the coding sequence GTGAAAATCTTTGGTATTGGTCTGAGTAAGACAGGAACTTCTAGTCTTTCGCGTGCACTCGAAATCCTAGGATTCAGTTGCATTCATTTCCCAAGCTCACTACGACAAATTGAGAAATATGACGCCAGCACAGATACTCCCGTTGCTCTCAATTTCCGTCAACTTGATCACCGCTTTCCCAATAGTCGCTTCATCTTTACACCGCGCGAGAAAGTCGAATGGCTTTCTTCATGCGAACAGATGTGGCGACGACGACAGAAGCTCTACGACCAGGATATTTTCATCACCGGAATCCACCGTGCATTATATGGCGGGAAACAATTTGACAGAAAAAAATGGTCCTCTGCCTATGATAGACACGACATCTTGGTGCGTCAGTATTTCAAGGGACGCCCTAAAGACCTCTTGATCCTTAATATTTTTCGTGTGAAGAACCCATGGATTCCACTTTGCAGATTTCTCGGTGTTCCAATTCCTGATGTCTCATTCCCAAGAGTGAATGACAGCCCGTCGATTGACGCAATTATTTTGCGATTGCTCAAGTCAACAGGTCATCCGGCGCTTGTTGCTCGTGCTTGCCTTGTTCCACAGGAATACGTTCGACACTTGGCGAGCCAAACTAGAATGCAGCATAATCAAGTCGCGTCTGCCGACAAAATCACCCGCGGTTGGGAAGTTTACCTTATGCTAACAAATATAGTGAAAGAGTTCGGATCTAGGAGGATAGCGGCTCTGAAACTAGGAGTTTCAATAAGAGAATTGAGTCGTTTGCAACGACTTGCGCCATCACCAACACATCAGCCTAAAGAAAGATCCACCACTTCTGTTTCCTCTAAGCGATAA